Proteins found in one Acidimicrobiia bacterium genomic segment:
- a CDS encoding enoyl-CoA hydratase, with product MAEIVHLSRDGDVALIVLNRPESRNAMNVALAAATSDAVRDSQDAAVIVITGADPAFCAGLDLRSLGTESMTDLPPFNQTVAESAVPTIAAVNGPAVTGGFELALACDFIVASERAAFADTHLRVGVYPGPVLVDLPRRVGMAWAREMSLTGNFVDAATAERIGIANHVVPHDELVPYALELARAIAEQDREMVARMRRDWDASTGVPIEEARRIHAEHQRGGSLSTSESDIAQYREAVLARSREQRKQGT from the coding sequence GCGACGGTGACGTCGCGCTGATCGTGCTCAACCGGCCCGAATCGCGCAACGCGATGAACGTGGCGCTCGCCGCGGCCACGTCCGACGCCGTGCGCGATTCGCAGGACGCGGCGGTGATCGTGATCACGGGGGCCGATCCCGCGTTCTGTGCCGGCCTCGACCTCCGCAGCCTCGGCACCGAGAGCATGACCGACCTCCCGCCGTTCAACCAGACGGTGGCCGAGTCGGCGGTACCGACGATCGCGGCGGTGAACGGGCCGGCGGTCACCGGCGGCTTCGAGCTCGCGCTCGCGTGTGACTTCATCGTCGCGTCCGAGCGCGCCGCGTTCGCCGACACGCATCTTCGCGTCGGTGTCTATCCCGGTCCCGTGCTCGTCGACCTGCCGCGCCGTGTCGGCATGGCGTGGGCGCGCGAGATGTCGCTGACCGGCAACTTCGTCGACGCCGCGACCGCGGAGCGCATCGGGATCGCCAACCACGTGGTGCCGCACGACGAGCTGGTGCCCTACGCGCTCGAGCTCGCGCGGGCGATCGCCGAACAGGACCGTGAGATGGTCGCCCGGATGCGACGCGACTGGGACGCGAGTACGGGCGTGCCCATCGAGGAAGCGCGGCGCATCCACGCCGAGCACCAGCGCGGCGGGTCGCTGAGCACGTCGGAGTCCGACATCGCCCAGTATCGGGAGGCGGTACTCGCGCGGTCGCGTGAGCAGCGCAAGCAGGGCACATGA